One genomic window of Biomphalaria glabrata chromosome 9, xgBioGlab47.1, whole genome shotgun sequence includes the following:
- the LOC106057904 gene encoding delta-aminolevulinic acid dehydratase-like, which produces MSEHIILHSGYHHPTLRSWQSQGTIITPDNLMYPLFIVDDPDAVQEIKSMPGQSRYGVNRLKEAVGPLVEKGLKAVLLFGVPEKLEKDERGSGADAPNTPVIEAIILLRTNFPSLLIACDVCLCPYTSHGHCGYLRPDGTIDNEPSIERLAEIAVAYAHAGCQVIAPSDMMDGRIGAIKKALFNSGLGNRVSVMSYSAKFASSFYGPFREAAKSAPAFGDRKCYQLPHGSIGLAERAVDRDVAEGADFLMVKPGLAYLDVVRMVKQKYPTHPLAIYHVSGEYAMLYHAAVAGAFDMKAAVMETLQCMRRAGVDILITYFTPMVLDWIDKESK; this is translated from the exons ATGTCTGAACATATAATTCTCCACAGTGGATATCATCACCCAACTCTAAGATCATGGCAGTCTCAGGGAACAATAATAACGCCAGATAACCTTATGTATCCCCTTTTTATTGt AGATGACCCAGATGCAGTCCAAGAAATTAAAAGCATGCCTGGGCAGTCTAGGTATGGTGTTAACAGGTTAAAGGAAGCTGTGGGCCCACTAGTAGAGAAAGGTCTGAAAGCTGTTTTGTTGTTTGGTGTACCAGAGAAGTTGGAAAAA GATGAAAGAGGTTCTGGAGCTGATGCACCTAATACCCCTGTTATTGAAGCCATCATATTACTGCGAACCAACTTTCCATCCCTTCTAATAGCCTGTGATGTGTGCTTGTGTCCATACACTTCCCATGGCCATTGTG GGTACTTAAGACCAGATGGAACTATTGATAATGAACCAAGCATAGAGAGACTAGCTGAGATTGCAGTGGCTTATGCACACGCtg GTTGTCAAGTTATCGCCCCATCAGACATGATGGATGGTAGGATAGGAGCTATAAAGAAAGCCTTGTTCAATAGTGGTCTAGGTAACAGGGTGTCAGTGATGAGCTACAGTGCCAAGTTTGCTTCCAGTTTCTATGGACCTTTCAG AGAAGCTGCTAAAAGTGCTCCAGCTTTTGGTGACAGGAAGTGCTACCAGCTTCCACATGGTTCTATTGGATTGGCAGAGAGAGCAGTG GATAGAGATGTTGCAGAAGGAGCAGATTTTTTGATGGTGAAACCTGGCTTGGCATATCTGGATGTTGTCAGGATGGTTAAGCAAAAG tatCCTACGCACCCATTGGCTATTTATCATGTGTCTGGAGAGTATGCCATGTTGTACCATGCTGCTGTTGCTGGGGCTTTTGATATGAAGGCTGCCGTCATGGAGACATTGCAGTGTATGAGGCGTGCAG GTGTGGACATTCTCATCACTTATTTCACACCAATGGTGCTGGACTGGATAGACAAGGAATCAAAGTGA